AATGCGGCTGGATGCCCCGCTGCAGCAACTGCAGCGAAAGACGGGCGCGCTCGTCGCGCAGTTGCCCGTTATGGCGGTCCAGGGCGCGCAGCTGCGCCGCGTGGCACAGCAGCAGGAAGCCCATCAGCACCGCCAGGAACAGGAAGTACGGACCATCGAGAAAGGCGCCGCCGGACAGTGGCACCGCCAGTGCGCCGGCCAGCACCAGGGTCAGGATCGGCCAGCGCTCCTCCGCCTCACCACGGGCGCGCAGCAGCAGCCATGCCGAGGTCAGCAGACTGAGCAGCAACAGCGCAGCGCCGCGATCATCGAAACCCGGCAGGAACACGATCACCGCCACCAGCGTTGCCAGCCATGCGATGCGCGTGCCCGTGGACACCGCGACACCGAAGCGACGCGCGATGTAGGCCGGCAGCAGCACCGCCGCTGCCATGTGCAGCAGTTGCAATGCGAGCAGGCGTGGTCCGTGCCAGGGATACGCATAGCCCAGCAGCGGGCGCCAGGCCTCGACGGCCGGCAACGCAAGGCCGACCGCACCCAGCGCGAGCAGCAGGCGGGCACCTGGCACGCGTGGCCGGCCGCGTCGCACTACCAGGAAGTACAGGCATGCCGCACCGAGTGCGCCGGTCGCGAGCGCCGCGATCAGCCAGGGTCCGATCCGATGGCCGTAGATCGACTCGACCGGCCCCATCGCAATGAAGGCATCCGCGCTGCCCGGGCGAATCCACTGGTGATGACTGGACGCGAGCACGACCAGCTCATCGTTGCCGGTGGCAGACGAAGGCGGCAGCACGCGGACGATGTCGATCAGGCCCGGTTGCTCTTCTTCCGCGCTGCGGCCCACCGTGCCATTGACTGCCAATGGCTGGCTGTTCCAGTAGGGCTGGCTGGCGGCGCGCAGCGAAAGCCGAATCGCGCGGTCGGTGGAGTGCTGCGCCGACGATGCAGGCAAGCGCCAGCGCAGCCAATAAGGATCGCGCCAACCAGCGAGCTCGCGCTGATCCAGCGGGCGCCAGTCCAGATCGCGTGGTGGGTGCGTTGGCAGAGCCCCGGACACCGTCATCGAGGCAGGCGCCATCTCCGCGGCTTCCACGTACGACGTCCCCGGCGGCGGCGCCGCAAGGGCCAACCATGCGGCAACTGCAGCGAGCAATACGGTGAGTGCGATCAACGGGCGCGGAATCTGCATGCAGCCATCGTATCGGTCGCGCGGAGACATTGGGCCCCCACCTGGAGATGTTCGGCGGACGGGTGCGCCCGGACCACCACGACGGAGCAGATGCTGGCGACGTGCACTTCCTCCCACCTGGAGTCCGTCATGTCCTGCGTATCGATGTTCCTTTCCCGTGTTCGCCGTCCCGGCCTGCATGCAGCGGCCCCGACGATGCGGTTGGCGGCGATGTGCGTGGCGCTCGCCAGCGCGGCGCCCGTGATGGCGGCCGATGCGCCCGCACCGCTCGTGTTCTCGCCGTACGCGTTCGAAACCCAGGCGCACGGCACGATCGCGGCCGAGGCCGCGTACCTCGAAGTGCCGCGCCGGCATGGTGATCCGGACGGAAAGCGCATGCGCCTGCGGGTCGTGCGCCTGCCGGCGACGGGTGGCAATGGCCACACTGCGCCGGTGGTCTACCTGGCCGGCGGCCCCGGTGGCTCCGGCATCGGCACGGCGCGCGGGCCGCGCTGGCCGGTGTTCGACCGGGTCCGACGTGAGACCGACGTGCTGCTGCTCGACCAGCGTGGTGCGGGGCTGTCGGAACCGCCGCCGCCATGCCCGCACGAGCACCGTTTCGAAGACGCCCAGCCCATGCAGCGCGACACCGCGCTGGCCGCGTTGCAGGCCACGGCCGCGCGCTGCGTCGCCTACTGGCGGGAGGCGGGCGTCGATCTGTCCGCCTACACCACTGCCGAGAGTGCCGCCGACCTCGACGATCTCAGGCGCGCGCTGGGTGTGCCGAAGCTCAGCCTGTGGGGCATGAGTTACGGCACGCACCTGGCCCTGGCCACCGTTCGCTTGCATGGTGCGGGCCTGGATCGCGTGGTGCTGATGGGCACCGAGGGTCCCGATGACACGTTGAAGCTGCCGTTGGCCGCCGATGCCCTGCTGGGGCAACTCGCCGCCGTCGCCGCCGATGCCGGTTTCGATGACCTGACTGGGTCGGCCCGTCGCGTACTGGAGGCACTGCGCCAGCAGCCTCGCCAGGGTCGAAGCGGCATGCACGACGGCAGGCAGGTGACGATCGGCGAGTTCGACGCGCAGCTTGCAATAGCAGTTTCGCTCGGCCAGCGCCCGACCCAGCAGTGGCTGCCG
Above is a genomic segment from Lysobacter sp. S4-A87 containing:
- a CDS encoding alpha/beta hydrolase, giving the protein MSCVSMFLSRVRRPGLHAAAPTMRLAAMCVALASAAPVMAADAPAPLVFSPYAFETQAHGTIAAEAAYLEVPRRHGDPDGKRMRLRVVRLPATGGNGHTAPVVYLAGGPGGSGIGTARGPRWPVFDRVRRETDVLLLDQRGAGLSEPPPPCPHEHRFEDAQPMQRDTALAALQATAARCVAYWREAGVDLSAYTTAESAADLDDLRRALGVPKLSLWGMSYGTHLALATVRLHGAGLDRVVLMGTEGPDDTLKLPLAADALLGQLAAVAADAGFDDLTGSARRVLEALRQQPRQGRSGMHDGRQVTIGEFDAQLAIAVSLGQRPTQQWLPLVLREADRGNYDPLADIVLLLRAEFGQFTAMSLAMDVASGQSPQRRSLAEAQARQSMFGDALNFPFPMIGDGLGLVDLGESFRGPLRSDVPVLFVSGTLDGRTPPANAEALRPGFSDNRSLLVRGASHGNELWLGQAAIADSIAGFLAGQPVNDAVLDVSPPVFARSVSELLDSRPK
- a CDS encoding sensor histidine kinase; translated protein: MQIPRPLIALTVLLAAVAAWLALAAPPPGTSYVEAAEMAPASMTVSGALPTHPPRDLDWRPLDQRELAGWRDPYWLRWRLPASSAQHSTDRAIRLSLRAASQPYWNSQPLAVNGTVGRSAEEEQPGLIDIVRVLPPSSATGNDELVVLASSHHQWIRPGSADAFIAMGPVESIYGHRIGPWLIAALATGALGAACLYFLVVRRGRPRVPGARLLLALGAVGLALPAVEAWRPLLGYAYPWHGPRLLALQLLHMAAAVLLPAYIARRFGVAVSTGTRIAWLATLVAVIVFLPGFDDRGAALLLLSLLTSAWLLLRARGEAEERWPILTLVLAGALAVPLSGGAFLDGPYFLFLAVLMGFLLLCHAAQLRALDRHNGQLRDERARLSLQLLQRGIQPHWLMNTLTCLQELIEQAPMRASRLVESLADQFDRLRESSSRQSVPLEDELALCRNHLDIVGQALDRQIGFEVDAEQTGLWLPPGVLHAQVENALTHAGAVACAQHPFRLRVRRQHDRWILELRGARGSAPHRGHGTGTRYIEASLAAACPGGWRFVQGADGADWCGTMELTCAS